The Nicotiana tomentosiformis chromosome 2, ASM39032v3, whole genome shotgun sequence genome includes the window tttaaattcagataatatacgataaaatttaaaataaaaaaatatttcaatagtaataaaataatatatcttctattatattataattataaaataGTAGACAGATGTATTAattaaagtaatatgctaataaaagtttctattaacaatgcaataatactaaatattggataatataataaaaaaaatacagaacaaaaaagttattcaatgactatacaaGTCTCTTTAACTTAATAGAGATTTTACTCCTttaaattcagataatattattgagaacaataggataaaatttaaaataaaaaatattttaagagtaataaaatatatatcttctattatattacaaaaataaagtagtagacaaaaatattaaacaaagtactatgctaataaaaatttatattaaaaatataaaaatactaaatattggatagtatctgtgatgacccaaaatgtcatttttaaatttaataattaattctgtattttaagatctcaaaagcactatttatcattcctcgacttgcgtgcgcaatccgtaaaattttctgaaaagtttttatgtgaaaaatagattaaaatgtgaattagaactttaaaactcaatggagttaactttggtcaatattttgagcaaacagagtcagatcagtattttgatacttctggtaggtccgtatcttgatttggaacttgggcgtatgcccggaatcaaattccgaggtccctagcccgagatatagatttttgatgaaaaattaaaagtttaagttcaaatagtgaccggatatcgaattatgtgcaaacgaccccggaatagaattttgatgattccaacagctccgtatgttgattttggacttaggagcgtgatcggaattttatttggaagtccgtagtgaaattaggcttgaaatgactaaaatagaaatttaaagtttggaagtttgacctgtgaatacctaatttttgaccacatcTAAAAATTTATACtactttagtgtaaatattttttttaggtctagtcttgatattttaaacttttatcttactcttaataggttaaatctaagaaaaataaaaattacaaaaaaataaaataaaatttttttaAATACGATATGGTATTGTTTTTAGTGTCATTAGATTGTAtgtaaatatttcattttttcttatatatatatttgttagtCTAGAGttagttaattaatatttttgtcttaGTGTTTTTATTGAATTTTActtctaaaagaaaaaaaaaactaaaaatggaaAAATTTGAAGCACCCGTAACTTTTCCAAAGTTGGGTAACAAATTttatctcaaaaaaaaaaaaaaaaatttcaatcctTCCATGATCCCGACTCCCACACGACACAATGCACACACAGTGCACTACTCATATTTTCTCTCCACAACTCACACATTGTAATATATAATACATTCATGTTTTAGCATtggcagaaaaaaaaaaaaaaaggaggggGATTGACTTTTAGCATTTTGGAGGAGGAAAGAAACGAGCTTCTTTGGGAGAATGCTAAAAAGCAACCTGATAAGGAAAAAATCCAGCAGTTAACAAAAAACAACACTTTTCTTCTTTTAGAGCAAAACGTGGGCTTGAAGAGATAGTTATTCGGTGGAGTTGCTCTGTTTAGAGTCGGAGATCGAAGCGTTGTTTTAGATTTTAAGTTCGCGAACTCAAACGAGTAGATTATAGTTGTTACCTTTGCTCTTTGAAAGTTTCATAAAAGGTAACAATTAAGCTCTTCTGCTAGTTTAATGTAACGTATTATTGAATATATGATGTTAGTTCATGAAGTTTAATTGTTCCTTTACTTTCCTTTGTATTTTAAGTGATGTCtgtttcttcttctcttcttattGTTAATGTATGTATGCTTTgcaatttatatttttgtatgttcctaacttttaaattttaattcgAATCTATTATCTTgccataattttcatgaaaattttaaatcatacttaattgattaaaaaaaaaaagtttaaagtGGGTCAAGACAATACTTCTTGGGTTAAGTCCTAGTTAATGTGTGAGTCTATTCATACCAGTTCTAGTTATTGTCTTTATTTTGGTAATTCTTTGCAAATCTGTTATGTCCTTATTCTTTATTTAGGATTAAAACTTTTTTCCTTTCTCCCTCGAACTAGCATCCTGGTAACTAAGTTAGTGATAAGTTTGGTGTTATTTAGTTTTACTTACTTTGAGTAGTTTTAGAATTGGCTCATATAATTTATGGTAGGCAGATTACTTGGATGTGGTTAGGATCCCATTAGTTCAAAAAAGAATAAAGTTAGTATAAAGTTACATGTTCGTACAATTGAATTTTAACGCAAGCATCATTCTAgttcatttatttatattttaatatggTGTTTAATTAAATAACTCAAATTCCATGTAGCAGTACCCAAAAGCATAAATCCAAAATATTCTGATAATTCTTTGGTTTTTATAATTGTGTTAAGATTTTTTTTAGTTAAGTAAAATATTTTCAATAGTTTGGTTATACCACATGgttaaatattttttcttaattatgtttacattttaaaacttcaaaatacatgttatatttagtcattcattttttttatataatatagTTATTAAAATGTGCTTGAAATTTTGTTGAATTGTGTTTTCATCATTTGAATTTATTCTTTGTTGGATATAATGTCTGCATTGCCAAAGGATTCATATTTAATTAGATAAAAAGTGATAACACTGGGATCTTTAGTTCATTTATATAACTTTATTGTGTTATTAATCTTTGAGCATGTTATTCTATTTCATGTTAATTTGCCCTGTGTTGGAATCAATATAGCTCATTATTAAGTGGAACAATAAGGGAAATAAATCTGAGTTTAGAGTTAGCTAAAAAAGTGAGCCTAAATGTTACTTCGGGCTTATTCCATAAGTTAAACAGGTAGAAGCGCAAATAATTGTGAGGGAGCGAAATGAGCCATGAACTAATTCAAGATTCGTTCCaataagtaaaaaataaaaatatagaaataaatatctcagatctaaaaagaaaaaataaatgaaatacTTTGAATatgctagtatgctttaggcacGTGTTAATCaattgaatcatcgtgattatgtatacgttcgcgtgacataattatgattcccaaaactaataccaaggtatgcgttcgcgcaacgtTGGGCGaaacaatcttaaaaataataatgtgttattaattgtgtatacgtatgcgtgacatgattcttgacacaccaaacaaaatGAATACACATAtgcgtgattcgtttcaagataatttcataattatgaataatcaagcaattaaaaacggtaaaaaggtaaatgtacataggttctaaaatgagtaattaaataatttaattaagtcaggtatgattaaagcgaccatGCTAAAACTACAGAatccgagagtgcctcacaccttctctcgggttaacagaatttcttacccggtcttctgtgttcgcggaccgtaaaacagaatcaaatttcctcaatttgggatttaaaataaaccggtgacttgggacaccagaaaTTATCTTAAGTGGCGGCTCTGAAtctaataaataatcccatttcgattaatgtcacttaaattgaaaaaactcctttGGCACCATTCCCCccgaaaaaaggaggtgtgacagctctggcgattctgctggggacaagaacccagaacttctggttcggggttcagaattcgagcttataagatgatttatacttgactttattgatttgatgttattaatgtatttttgggtctaatgtgctaattgtcgcttatttaccgctttgttattatttgaactgtattaaattgtcttcttacgcctcccttatGAGTCTtttgaatttatggtgcacacatgcgcgtggcccacttttctgttagaagtcataccaattagaacgaggctgggtcagtaactaggccgggtagactttcgtgctcccggtacgttacccccacctcggctcgagctgtccgcttgggtaagccaggtctaaaacactccccttaggatttaaacatagaataacatagcctcatgccggatccctattGGGAACGTTtttttgcatcatgtgcatttgactttggggactcaacacaggggttgggtccgtctaggacaggtgtacccgaaattacaagaccatcctgatgcatcttatgtgctacttgtgcattatgtttgatttggtttgtgcatgttgaccggtttctaaaataaaaatataaaaatattgagggaaaaccagaaagaagaaaatatgagggagaaaatttacccgattttcgaaaatctcagtatttactccaaaaaaaaaaagaaaaaaaataaaacctgaatttttcaaaaaaaaaagtgtcatcctattcctgaaatatttacgaactacgcgggtctgattctcaccggatgtgagatacgtaggcaaccttcatagggttcggccccatttttataaaataactaaaaaaaaaagaagaaatgtgTCTAgtgttttttttaatcaaaaaacaAATAAGCAGATCCAGCTTTGGTTAATCCCAAATCGTTCCTGTCGGAATAGCCTTAGAACATTTTCAAAATTGTTGAAGGGCTGTTCTCGCAAGAACGGACGTGTCTGTCAATTGGGAATCACTTTTACCATAATGCCCTTCCCCCGGCCCTAAAGCTATCCTTGAAAGTAAGAAGGGGCcataattgcaaaaatagccaccctttcttcggtcacaattgcaaaaatagccccccttttcgttgatttttcttaaaattgagtTATTTACAAAATATTGTTTGCAAAAGGAGTGCATTGGTTCTGTCTCTTGAGACTAGTGTCAACCCTAACCTTAACCACCCACAGGTACAAAATGAGCACTGTCCAGAACACACCGTTCACAGTTGTAGACGAGGCTCCACTTCAGCTTCAGATGTGGTGGTATGATTTAGGAGAAGATGGTCAGAAATGGGTCACCAAGCACCTGGGAGTCCTCACAgatattatgaaaattaaaccacaggacgatttgattgaggcactagtgacTTTTTGGGACCCTGTTCACAATGTTTTTCGCTTCTCCGATTTTGAGCTAACTCCCACTTTAGAAGAGATAGCTGGATATTCCGGGTTTGGCAGGGATTTGAGAAAACAGGAGCTCATATTCCCGAGGGATCTTTCTGTACACcgattcttcgatcttctgaacATCAGTAAGCAAATTAGAAAGACCAACGTAGTCGAAGGGTGTTGTTCTTTCTACTTCCTGTACTCTAGGTTCGGGCAGCCAAATGGGTTTGAAATGCATGAAAAGGGCCTTAACAACAAGCAGAACAAAGACACATGGCAGATTCATCGTCGCTTCGCCTTCATAATGGCGTTTCTGGGAATTATGGTCTTCCCAAATGAGAAGCGGACAATTGATACCCGCATAGCCAGGGTTGTACAGGTCCTCACTACCAAAGAACATCACACTCTTGCCCCGATCATTTTATCAGACATTTATCGGGCGTTGACTTTGTGCAAGTCCggggcaaaattcttcgaagggtgcaatattttgttacaaatgtggttgattgagcatctccgacatcaccccaagttcatgagctatggtccgaacaaggacaatttcattgagagttacgaagaaagagtaaaagattacaactctccagaaggggtgaaagcctggatatcccacctaagatctttaaatgcaagtcaaattgagtggactttgggatggctcccgctaagagaggtgatacacatgtcgGCCCTAAAAAGTTATTTGCTATTGTTGGGTTTGAGAAGTGTCCAGCCGTATGCGCCACACAGAGTTCTAAGACAGCTAGGAAGGTACCAAGTAGTACCtaaggatgaagatttgagtgtgcaagttattgagctacaccccgaagccccactccccgaagctttaatccagcaaatttggaatggttgtcgcTACTTAAAATATGATACTCAGGTGCCAGATCCTGCGAGAGGTGAGGTAGATCCGGGTTATGCTATATGGTTTGGGAAAAGGTCTCACGTGGATGATGTGCCAGAGCCCAAAAGGCCCACAAAAAGGCCGCATGTTCAAGCCTTTGATGATAAAATCCAAGAACGGTTGGCTTGGGGTGAACGGGAAAAGGGATACAAAACAACTATTCATGCCTTAGAATAAAGGCTGAGAAACCTCAATTTTGAGAAAGACTTGCAAGAACAAGAAgccgaaggggaaaagaagagtctgatctgcaaaaatgaagcccttcgtGCTCAACTTCAACAGATGAAGAAAGCCTCTGAAGTGCCAGTGAGAAGTTGGAAAGACCAGAGGACCATTGCCAATCTGATGGAAAAAGTGCAAGATTATGATTCCCTCTTGGCAAAGACTGAAAAGTCGTTGGACAAAGCCAATGAAAAGATCGTACAGCTAAATGAGAAGGCCGAATCAAGTAAGGATCGCCAAGTAACACAATTTGAACAAAAAAGGGCTCAATTCGAGAGAGAGAAGGCCCATTGGGTACGTTCAGAAGCTCAGCTCCATGCACAGTTGGAAGAAATGAGAAGGTACAATAGAGAATACCAGCATGCAGATTTTGATAGGGAGATGGCTCAGGCGAGACTCGAGCAGGCTAGACTTCGGGCTCAGTTGGAGTCAGCCTTAGATCGTGAGGGCCACATAAGGGAGATAGCCACCACTCGCCAGCAGCAATTACAAGATCGAGACCAGAATTTCcagtacttcaaagagcaagttcataatttggctgtttataccgctcaaagttatgtgaactgccaagggatggattatgagaagtttttggagcatgcacctacttttgcccatcatcttgcagcagagttagaaaggatgtaccgtacattagggggtcaaccagggcaagccccaccatgagcagatgttccagtgtttgaaagccagaagattgtggagttgaattatagtcgtagttgttagaactttttatgtagtagttatgttttagtttgagtcattgttgaatctttaaaatcgctgtcttttagtcttgtcagagtttggtaagtcattttcaatgtcatgtcctttctgttattgtattatttcattttgttaaaaaaaaaaaaaactactattattattttcccctgaactacgtaatggtctgattcatgcggcgtcatgatacgtaggcaatcctcatcggatgcgatcataaccataattaatctaaaaaaaaaagaaaaaaaaaacccgttaaattcaagatgaaaataaaccaataaaTCAATAAGCTGGGATGAAACATAAAGCCTTCCAAgatcattttagaaatgaaaatggcattaggtgcatgacatataatgtgtgataaatatctgcaaaatgcctaactctaacacgtttgttgtttgtcattttaaaagataaaggaaaacagaggtggttggtttgtggtttaaactggcgactcacccttacaacacgagatcaaaaggaaaaagtaggatggcaaacaacagtgagaatgagtcagataatgatgatgtccatggacaattggttgaacaaggtttaggactggttgaagaagtaagagtgttgaagcaacaattggcagagatgtaccaatcctgggtgaatggacaagcaccgccctcactacccatagggccttcggataatcttcataatgtgtcagttgccactcaagtgcctatctccataacaagtaacccattataccaacctggattcagtccgagctttaaccttcccactatccccagtacctccattccacgtcctccaatcgcacccctcagaaatgacccacctactatacccattgtccatactttcactgtccctcaaccggctcttgctcaaaagtccaataatgatccacagctggatgctcatgatgcccaacattactctccagaactgactttaaaggttccagattcatacaagcacactcctcataacgtgttcccaattgagatcgaaaagcccgaaaagaatatggaacaagaggaaatgaccagaaaaatgaagagcttggaacaaaccatgagaaacatacagggtttggggggccacaagagtgtttcgtttaacgatctatgcatgtttccccatgttcatttgccacccggcttcaagacccccaagtttgacaagtatgatgggcatggtgatcccgttgcccatttgaagaggtattgtaaccaactaaggggagcgggaggcaaagaagaattgctcatggcttattttggggaaagtttgacaggaattgcttcagagtggttcatagatcaagacatctctcactggcacgtttggaatgacatggctcaagattttgtccaacagtttcagtacaatattgatatagtgccagaccgctcctctctcgtcaacataaagaagaaaccaacagaaagcttcagagaatatgcaatcaagtggagagagcaggctgctagggtcaaaccaccaatgaaagaggcagaaatgattgactattttctccaagctcaggatccagattacctccattacatgttggccgccatcggtaaaccttttgctgaggcgattaagattggtgaaatagttgagaatggcatgaagtcaagcaaaattgtgagtcaggcagcccttaaggcaaccacacaagcaattcaaagcgGGTCAGGCAATTTTGGAAATCGGAAAAAGAAGGAGGAAGGATCCATGATGGCATCTGGGTTcgggggagttcaaagaggaatagctccttcttacgtgcaattccaacaaggactatccaattctcttcaacattattatccgcctcaaggtccccgatactcagttcccctgcaacaatacacagtgtttaatgctcaggctTATGCTAGGCCTCCCAATCACTAACAATGGCAGGCACCGATTCCACAAGGCTCCAGTCAACTCCGGTCGAATTTTCAGGCACCATATAATCCTCGCCCCCGACAAGAATATGTGAGAGAACAggagccaaagaaagagttcaccccaattggagaatcgtatacaagcctatttcgaaagttgatgcagttgaagttgattgaacctattatgccgcgttatgtgaatccaaattcaaaaggttttgactcaaatataagatgtgagtatcactctaacacccaagggcatagtactgaaaactgttggacattaaagaaagccattgaaaatttgattgaagcaaaggcaattgtggtaacaaacaatgatgatactcctaatatcacaaacaatccgctcccaactcatgataatacacattttattgggatgatttgtgatgatcggGATTATAAGCAGTCTAGCAAGACAGAGATGGTTGTTAGAACCATAGGGCCAGAACCAAAAGTGATAGTGAGCCCGCCACAATTAGCACCGTTGATGGTGAAAGGTGCGAGTTCTAGTTTGAACTTGGCATGTTCTGAAAAAACGATTCTCTATGTTCCTGGAAGCACAAAAAGGTTGAGGTTCAATTGAGTGGGCCAAAACTTTACATCCCCGGGGGCATTCAAAAGATCATTCCGAATAATGGTTTGAGGAATATAACAGAGCCAGTCGTGATCCGACCTGTTGCCCAACTCCTAGTGACAAACACAAAAGTTATTCCCTGGAATTATAACAAGACTGTCATGACAtacaaaggaaaagagatagttgAAGAAACAAGTGAAATAGGGGGCTTGACCCGCTCTGGAAGGTGTTATTCACcagaggaattgagaaaagctaagcaagccagggaaagtcatttgccagtgaaagaacccgttgcagaaaaagaagcggaggaattccttaagaagatgaaattgcaagactactcaatcattgaccaactaaggaaaactcctgctcagatatctttgttatctctgATTTTGCATTCAGAAGAGCATCGTCATGTGTTGATCAAAACTTTAAATGAGGCATATGTCTCAGAAAAGACAACGGTGAATCAGCTAGAAAAAATGGctgaaagattctttgaagtaaatagaattactttcagcgatgatgatttgcctgaggaaggggctggccacaatagagctttgcatcttatggtcaaatgtgaagggcactacgtaaaaggagtcatgattgacggaggctcaagtgtagatgtGTGTCCTCTTTCTACTCTACAACAGCTGAACATCGACACTAACAGAATTTGAACCAGTAATGTCAGCAtcagagcttttgatggttcGAAAAGAGATACTATTGGGGAAATCGAACTCACCATGACAATCGGCCcggttgattttaacattgtctttcaagtgttagatatgaaaacttcctataattttcttttgggaaggccgtggatccatatggccagagctgtaccatccaccctacatcaaatggtcaaattcgagtgtgacgggcaagaaattattgttcatgggGAGGACGACTCATCTGTCTATAAAGACCCGTCCATTCCATATATCGACGTCAAGGAAGGATGTGAATCTATCATATATCAAGCATTTGAGGTGATTGAGGTGGaccaagtggaagaaggaaaaccaattcTACATCCCCGTCTTTTAGCCACATCTATGATGGTAGCTTCGCTGATGTTGAGGAACGGCTATGAACCAGGAAAAGGATTGGGATCCTCTctacaaggaattgtgaaccccattgctccattttcgaagaaaaatacctttggcttgggctttaaaccaacatcagctgacatagacagagccaaggcccgcaaaaagaatggttggaatctgtccaaaccaatccctcacattgcctactcttttgtcaagccacaatttgaagaagtccaaaatccttctactcAGGATGACATTGACGGAGTTTGCCAGGGTCTCAAGGAGATGTTCTATGAGATCAATATGGTTCAAGTTGGGGAGGGCCCTAGCCGGGCAAGTGTTCAAATGATTGGTCCAGATACCTCGCTcagcaactgggaagcaactcctcttcccatcaggaaggagtcttggtagcctgttttgttgttttttctgtatttggattattttaagggttgtaatccagatattttagtttaattgctttactgtgatgttaacccttctatcctttaaaattcaatgaaatgaagttccatttttgtagtaaaattctatctttttattttcctaatttttgttaatttcttatcattttcagtttTGATAGTGCTGGCTTTAAAAACATGACATGCACAcggaattcatgcccagatcttaaaaagctgtctaatctcgaaataacgaatcaagaagttgagtatgacgaagatgaggcttttagagaaataaaaagggaattggatcaatttgagaataagcctaagcctaacttaaatgaaactAAGGCAATTAACCTGGGAAGTCCTGAAGAAATTAGAGAAACAAAAACAagcattcatactgaacaaaagacgagagatgccataattcaagttttgttcgagtatagagatgtatttgcttggtcgtatgatgacatgccgggtttgagtgccgatctagtggtccataagcttcccacacatcctaattttccaccaatccaACAAAAATAAAGGAAGTTTAAGACAGACatgagtgataagattaaagaagaaatcacgaagcaactaagtgcaaatgtgatcagggtcgtccgatacactacatggttagcaaatgttgtgccagtgccaaagaaggatgggaaaatcagagtttgtgttgactatagggatttaaacaaagcaagtccaaaggacaactttcccttacccaacattcatatccttgttgacaattgtgctaaacatgagatccaatcttttgtggattgttatgccgaatatcaccaaattctgatggatgaagaagatgcaaaaaagaccgccttcacaactccatggggaacttattgttatagggttatgccattcggtttgaagaatgcaggggcaacttacatgagagccatgactaccatgttccatgacatgatgcacaaagagattgaagtgtatgttgatgatgtgatcattaagtcgagaacacaagctgaccatgtgcaagacttgaaaaagttctttgaaaggctacgaaggtacaatctcaaactcaatccagccaaatgtgcatttggagttccttctgggaagcttttgggttttatagttagtcgaagaggcattgagttagatccctccaagataaaaaccattcgagagctgcctcccccgaagaacaaaatagaagtcatgagtttactcgggagGTTGAATTACATTAGCAGGTTCATCTCGCAGCTTACAACCACATGTGAGcctatttttaagttgttgaaaaagaacgccgctatcaagtggacagatgagtgccaagaagctttcgataagatcaaggaatatttgtcaaatccccctGTTTTGGTCCCGCCGGAACCTGATAGGCCTCTATTTTTATATCTGTCAGTAATGGATagttcctttggttgtgttctgggtcaacatgatgccacaggcaaaagggaacaagcaatatattatttgagcaaaaagttcaccacttatgaggccaaatacactcttttggaaaggacatgttgcgccttaacctgggtcgcccaaaagcttaggcattatcttttggcctatacaacttacctcatatcccgaatggatcccctgaagtacatcttttcagaagccgatgccaaCAGGCAAATTGGCAAAGTGGCAAATCTTGCTCacagagtttgatattgtttatgtcactcgcactgccatgaaggcacaagctttggctgatcatctggcagaaaacccggttgatgatgagtatgaatctttgaacacatatttcccagatgaagaggttaatttagttgaagaagtagtccaagatgacagtcaaatttggaaactatactttgatggggctgtcaacatCAAAGGCGTAGGGATTGGGACAATTCTAGTATCACCTACTGGGCAACATTACCCTACTACGGCGCGACTTTATTTTTTCTGTACAAACAACACagcagaatatgaagcttgcatcatgggtctgaacatggcaataaatctaaatgtgcatgaactgttggtgatgggagattcagatttgcttattcggcaggctcaaggtgattgggagact containing:
- the LOC138905597 gene encoding uncharacterized protein, with protein sequence MSTVQNTPFTVVDEAPLQLQMWWYDLGEDGQKWVTKHLGVLTDIMKIKPQDDLIEALVTFWDPVHNVFRFSDFELTPTLEEIAGYSGFGRDLRKQELIFPRDLSVHRFFDLLNISKQIRKTNVVEGCCSFYFLYSRFGQPNGFEMHEKGLNNKQNKDTWQIHRRFAFIMAFLGIMVFPNEKRTIDTRIARVVQVLTTKEHHTLAPIILSDIYRALTLCKSGAKFFEGCNILLQMWLIEHLRHHPKFMSYGPNKDNFIESYEERVKDYNSPEGVKAWISHLRSLNASQIEWTLGWLPLREVIHMSALKSYLLLLGLRSVQPYAPHRVLRQLGRYQVVPKDEDLSVQVIELHPEAPLPEALIQQIWNGCRYLKYDTQVPDPARGEVDPGYAIWFGKRSHVDDVPEPKRPTKRPHVQAFDDKIQERLAWGEREKGYKTTIHALE